A part of Geotrypetes seraphini chromosome 9, aGeoSer1.1, whole genome shotgun sequence genomic DNA contains:
- the LOC117366845 gene encoding dolichol-phosphate mannosyltransferase subunit 3-like, which produces MTKLMEWLVVAAALLSAAWLTLSFDLLGMSLPETWRRLVWPLPVYLLMIFGCYSLATVGFRVATFRDCEDAARELQEHIREARKDLSRWGLTF; this is translated from the coding sequence ATGACCAAGCTGATGGAGTGgctggtggtggcggcggccctgctGAGCGCCGCCTGGCTGACGCTGAGCTTTGACCTGCTGGGCATGAGCCTGCCCGAGACCTGGCGGCGGCTCGTCTGGCCCCTGCCTGTCTACTTGCTGATGATCTTCGGCTGCTACTCGTTGGCCACTGTTGGCTTCCGGGTGGCCACCTTCCGCGACTGTGAGGACGCGGCCAGGGAGCTGCAGGAGCACATCCGAGAGGCCCGAAAGGACCTGTCCAGGTGGGGGCTGACCTTCTGA